The region GTCCATCGGTCCGTCGCAGGTTTTACAAGGCCGGTCGTGCCAAACTCGTGCAGACGGCCGTTTTGTGTTGAGACCTTGTTAAGGTCGCGCATTAATGCTGCGATCACGAGACACGGACTATGGACGGGCACATGTTTAAGAAATTCGGGTCGACATTCGCACTCGCGCTGGCCGCAGCCGCGCTTCCCCAGACTCCGGCTGCAGCGCAGGCTGTTTCGCTCGAAGCGCAGTTCGACCGGATGCTGGGTACCGAAGTGCGTGCTCCGCAAAGTTTCGAGGCCGTTTATGATTCGGCGTTCGAGCGTCAGATCGCCAACCTGGCCGATGGGTCGGACGGGCGCATCGGCGTCTATGCCATCGACCTCGTCACCGGGCAGGAAGTCGGAATCCTCGCCGACCAGCGCTTCCCCATGGCCAGCACCAGCAAGGTCGCCATCGCCGCGACCTTCCTTGCAGGCGTCGACCAGGGTCGCTGGAGCCTCACGAGCGAGTTCGAACTGCCCGGCCGTGGGAAATATATCTCCGCGCGCGAACATCTCGACCTCATGATCAGCCGCAGCTGCAACGACTGCACCGACGCGCTGCTCTATGCCGTCGGCGGGCCGCAGGCGGTCAACGCCTGGATGCGCAACACCGCCGGCATTTCCGAATTCGAGTTGACCCGCGATATCGCAACGCTGGTGCGCGAGGACGGGCGGATCGATCCCGCCAGCCAGATCGCCTTCGAAGACAGTGCGAGCCCGCGTGCCATGGGCCAGCTTCTTGCCGGGATCTACCAGGGCAAGTGGCACAGCAGCTATTCGCGCCAGGTGCTCATGAATGCCATGTCGGCCACGGTGACGGGCAAGCGGCGCATGACCTCGGCCCTTCCGATGAGCGCGAACCTCGCGCACAAGACCGGCACGCTCAGCCGCACGGCAAGCGATATCGGCATTTTCTACACGCCCGACGGCCGCCCGATCGCCGCCGCGATCTATGTGACCGGGCAGAGCCCGTCGATGGCGGTCGAAAACGGCAACCGCTCGCAGAAGCTCGCCGCGCGTGCCTCGCGAGACGAACGGATCGCATCGATCACCGGCGCGCTCTATCGCGGTTTCGGCCAGCGCGCGGTCAATGACGGCCGGATCGACGATGGGCGTGTGTATGCCACCGCGAGCTACGGCGGCGGGCAGCAGTAAGCTTGCCCGACTGCAGCGCTCCGTTGCGGGCGCAGCCGGGATGAAAAAAGGGCGGCGCCATGATGGCACCGCCCTTCTTTTTGTCCCGAAGGAAGCGTGCCTTAGTCGGCAGCGGCTTCGGCTTCGGTTTCGCCTTCGATGTCGGCTTCCGCTTCGGTAGCTTCTTCTTCGGCTTCGGCGGTCGCGTCTTCGGCAGCGGCTTCGGTGTCCGCAGCGGCTTCTTCCATTTCGTCGCCCATGGCGTCGAGGTTGGCTTCGGTGTCGGCTGCGGCGCCTTCGACGGTGTCTTCAGCGTTTTCTTCGGTGGTTTCCGAGCAAGCGGCGAGGCCCAGAGCGGAAACGGCGATTGCCGAAGCGAGAATGATCTTGCGCATGATTTTGATCCCTTTTCGAATTTGTCCTACCGCAACCAGGTGCGGCGGGATGAAACCCCCACCTGTGGGATGCTTCACGAGTCCCTAGATAATGGCAGGAATATGGCATGGCAAGGCCAAATTGGGCGGGATGACATCTTTTTGCCTTTTTGCTGCCTTTTTTCTGCGGACAAGCAGGCTGACGGGCCATCGCGGCGCTGCTAGCAGAAACTATGGCCGATAAGCAGCATCTCTACCTCGTCGATGGTTCCGCCTACATTTTTCGCGCATACCATCGCCTGCCCCCGCTGACCAATCCGCAAGGAACGCCAGTCGGCGCGGTTTACGGCTACACCACCATGCTGTGGAAGCTGGCCGAGGACCTCGACAAGGCCGCCGGACCGACGCACCTCGCCGTGGTGCTCGACAAGTCGAGCTACAGCTTCCGCAACGAGATTTACGACCAGTACAAGGCCAACCGACCAGACCCGCCAGAGGATCTGGTTCCGCAGTTTCCGCTGATCCGCGACGCGACCCGTGCCTTCAGCCTGCCTCTGATCGAGGAACCCGATGTCGAGGCCGACGACATGATCGCCTCCTATGCCCGCGCGGCGACCCGCAAGGGCTGGGACGTGACCATCGTGTCCTCCGACAAGGACCTGATGCAGCTGATCGGCCAATGCGCCGATGACGAGGTCGAGGACGGCGTCGAGACGGGCGGCTGCATCGACATGCTCGACACCATGAAGAACGCGCGGATCGGGCCGGCGGAGGTCGAGGAAAAGTTCGGCGTCCCACCCGAGCTGGTGGGCGACGTGCTCGCCCTGATGGGCGATTCGGTCGACAATATTCCCGGCATCTACGGTGTCGGGCCGAAAACCGCGACCAAGCTGATCCAGGACCACGGATCGCTTACCGCCGCACTCGACGCGGCGGCGGAGATGAAGAAGTCCAAGCTGAAGGAGCGCCTGATCGAGCATCGCGGCGATGCCCAGCTCAGCCGTGTTCTCGTGACGCTGAAGGAAGACTGCGGGCTGCCGATCGCAATCGAGGATATGAAACTGTCCTCGATCCCGCCCGAGCCGCTCGCCGCATTCCTCACCGATCATGGCTTCACCAGTCTGCTGCGGCGGCTGGAAGGGGGTAACGGCGGACCGGGCCCCAAGACGCAGCTTCATCCCGCAAAGCCCCAGCACAAGGGTGAGGCACATGCGCCTCAGGGCAATCGCCAGCCCCTGCCAGACATGCCCGCGGTGGACCGCAGCACCTACGAATGTGTCCGGACGATCGAGAGGCTGGAGCACTGGATCGAGAGGGCCTTCAAGGCACGGCTGGTGGCAGTCGATACCGAGACCAGCGATCTCGACTGCATGGTTTGCGACCTGGTCGGCATCAGCCTCGCCACCGGGCCGAACGAGGCGTGCTACATCCCGCTCGCCCATCTCAGCGTTGGCGAGGGCAGCGACGACATGTTTGCCGAGAAGCCCGAACAAATCCCGATGGACACCGCGCTCGGGGCGCTGAAGCCGCTGCTTGAAAGCGATGCGGTGCTAAAGATCGGTCAGAACGTGAAGTACGACGTCAATGTGCTGGCCCGCAACGGCATCGCGCTGGGACCGATCGACGATACCATGATCATCAGCTTCGCGCTCGACGCGGGCCGCTCGCAGGACGGGATCGGCGGCGGTCACGGGATGGACGAGCTGGCACAGCGCCACCTCGGCCATACCTGCCTGACCTTCAAGGAAATCTGCGGCACGGGGAAAAAGGCGATCCCCTTCGGCCATGTGCCACTGGACAAGGCGACCGAATATGCCGCCGAGGATGCCGACGTGACCTGGCGGCTTCACGCGCACCTCAAGCCGCGACTGGCGCTGGAAGGCGGCACCAAGATCTACGAGCGCGTCGACCGCCCGCTGATCCCGGTGGTGGCGGATATGGAACGTCACGGCATCCGGGTCGATCGCGACCGCCTTGCCGGCCTGTCGACCCGCTTCGCGACCGAGATCGCGCGGCTCGAAGGCGAGATCCACGAGATCGCCGGGCAGGAATTCGCAGTCGGCAGCCCCAAGCAGCTGGGCGAGATCCTGTTCGAAAAAATGGGCTACAGGGGCGGCAAGAAAGGCAAGAGCGGCCAATATTCGACCGACCAGTCGGTGCTCGAGAAGCTCGACGCGACGGGTGCGCCGATTGCCACCAAGGTTCTGGAATGGCGCCAGCTGGCCAAGCTCAAGTCGACCTATACCGATGCTCTGCAACAGGCGATCAATCCGAATACGGGCCGCGTGCATACGTCCTACAGCCTCGTCGGGGCGCAGACCGGGCGGCTCTCCAGCACCGATCCTAACCTGCAGAACATCCCCATCCGGACCGAAATCGGCCGCGAGATCCGCCAGGCCTTCGTCGCGGAAGAGGGCAACGTGCTGCTCGCCGCCGACTATTCGCAGATCGAGTTGCGGCTGGCGGCGCACATGGCGGACGTGGGCGCGCTGAAGGAAGCCTTCGCCGATGGCGAGGATATCCATGCCCGCACCGCGCGCGAAATGTTCGGCGAAGTCGATCGCGATACGCGCGCCCAGGCCAAGACGATCAATTTCGCGATCCTCTACGGCATCTCGCGCTGGGGCCTCGCCGGGCGGCTGGGCATCGAGTCGGACGAGGCGCAGGACCTGATCGACACCTATTTCGCGCGCTTCCCGGGCATCCAGCGCTATATCGTCAGCACGCTGGAGACCGTGCGCGAGCGTGGCTATTCGCAGACGCTGTTCGGGCGCAAGACGTGGTTCCCGCGGATCGGTTCGAAGAACCAGGCCGAACGGCAGGGGAGCGAGCGCGCGGCGATCAACGCGCCGATCCAGGGCACCAGCGCGGACATCATCAAGCGCGCGATGGCGCGGATGGGGCCCGCGCTGGCCGACGCGGGGCTGAACCCCGGCGCACCCGATGGCGTCCGCATGCTCCTGCAGGTGCACGACGAACTGGTGTTCGAACTGCCCAAAGGCCTCGTCGAGACGGCCCGCCCGGTGATCGAGCGGGTGATGGCCGAGGCCGCAACCCCGGCCGTCGAACTGTCGGTCCCGCTGGGCATCGACATCGGCACCGGACCGAGCTGGGACGATGCGCATTGAGGGCTGAGGGAACACCGAGCCCTCGTCCGGCGCCCTTCCGCGCCTTCATCCGGCGCTGGTTCAACTGGCTGGTGCTGGCCGCACTGGCAGGGGCGATCCTAGGCGCGGTGGCGCTGCTGCTGTCGACCGGCGCGGCCGAGCGTGCCGAGCGCGCGCAGGTCGAGCGGGCCAGCGAAGTCCTGCTGGACCTCGACCGGATCGAGCGCGCCGCATTGTCCGCAGAGAGTGCGCAGCGCGGCTATTTCATCACGCTCGACCAGCGCTACCTGGCTCCATACCGCAGCGCGCGGGCCATTGCCGAAGGCGGGCTCAAGGATTTGTCTGCGGAGCTGGGCGCAGACGCGAGCGAGGCCCAGCGCGCAGAATATTCGGCGATCGTCGGAGCGCTCGACGACAAATTCACCGAGCTCGACGAAACGATCGGACTGCTGGAAGAGGGCGACGTTCTCGACGCGCGTCGGCGCATTCTGGAAGGCGACGGCTTCGACGCGATGCAGCGGCTGACGGATGCGATCGACCGGCTGGCCACGATCGAGACCCGCCTGCTGGACCTGCAGAGCGACCGAGCCCAGGCCGCCGAGAACCGCATCTTCCCTATCCTCGGCCTGCTGCTCCTGCTGCTGGTCGGCGCGATCGTTCTCGGCGCGATCCTCGTAGCTCGCGCAGCGCAGGCGGAGACCGAGGCGGCGCAGGCGCGCGAGCTGAAGGTCGCCCGCGACCGGGCGGACCTGCTGGCGCAGGAGCTCAACCACCGGGTCAAGAACCTGTTCGCGATGGTGCTGGCAATCATTCAGATGAGCGCGCGCGAAGCGAGCGACGTGGCCGCGTACAAGGAACGGATCAGCGCGCGGATCCACGCGCTGCTGACCGCGCACGAGGTAACGCAGGGAACCGGCACGTCGGCGGATCGCCTCGTCCGCGAAGGCGGCGCATCGTTGCGCGCGCTGGTGGAAGCGACGGTCCAGCCGCACGTTTCCGAGGACAAGCGGCTGGAACTCGATGGCGAGGATATCGCGATCGGTCGGGGGCAGGTCACCCCACTCGGCCTCGTCCTGCACGAACTGGCGACCAACGCGGTCAAATATGGCTGCTGGCAGGATAGCGGCCTCCTGACCGTGCGCTGGCGCCAACAGGGCGAGCTGCTGAACCTCGAATGGCAGGAGGATCGCGAGCCCCCCGACAATCCGGAGGATGAGGATGCGGGGGCGCAGGGCGGCTTCGGCAGCACGATGATGATCGGTGCCGCACGGCAGCTGGGCGGCGAGATCGAGCGCACCTTCGGCCCGCGCGGCGTCACCGTGAGCATCGCCTTCCCGCCGCGCATCGATCTGCCGGAGTGATGGTGTGAGCCGGAGCAGCGACCGACCTCCGCTTGATCCGCGCACGTGTGCGCAATAGTCCGCTACCGATGATCCTTTCCTCAGCCAGCGACCTGTTCGATCCGGGCACTTGGTCCGTGCCCGTCGATTCGGTGCTGGTGGCCGCCGCCATTCTCGGCATTGCGGTCGCGATCGCATTGGTCGCGCACCGGATTGCCTTCGGCATGATCCGGCGGGCGACGGCGCATGGCCCCGGCAAGTACGGCCAGCCGATCTTCGATGCGGTCCGCGCGCCCTCGCGCTGGCTCGCCGTCGCCGTCGCGATTTCCGCTGCGGCGGAGCGGCTGCCCATGATCCGCCCCGTATGGGACGCGCTTTCGCAATTCGTCGCGCCGGTCATCCTAGGCTGGCTGGCGCTGGAATTCGTGCGCGGCGCATCGATCGCGCACGAGCGACGGATGGAGACCCGGCTCGATCCGATGCATATGCGCAGCCGCAAGACCCGGATCGAAATTTTTCGCCGTACGGCGTCGAGCCTGATCATCGTCATCACCCTCGCGCTGGTGCTGCTGAGCATTCCGGGCGTGCGGCAGGTCGGCGTCACGCTGATGGCCTCGGCGGGTCTTGCCGCGCTGGCCATCGGCGCCGCCGCGCAGCCTGCGCTCAAATCGCTGATCGCAGGAATCCAGATGGCGCTGACCGAACCGATCCGGCTCGGCGACATGGTCGTGGTCGACGGCGTGACGGGCCGGGTCGAGGAAATCCGCATGACCTTCGTCGTGGTCCGCGTGTGGGACGAGCGGGTGCTGGTGGTGCCGACGGGCAAGTTCTTCGAGGAAAGCTTCGAGAACTGGTCGCGCTCCGCCGACCGGCTGACCGGCGTGGTGATGCTCAACCTCGATCCGATCGCCGATGTCCCACCGATCCGGCAGGCGTTTCTCGACTTTCTTGCCGATCACCCGCTGTGGGATCGGCGCGATGCAGCGGCACTGGTGGTGGAGGCCCACCCCGAAAGCATTGCGCTCAGGCTGTCGATGACCGCCGCGAGCATCGGCGAGGCGTGGGACCTGCGCTGCGCGGTGCGCGAATACATGTTGCAATGGCTGCGCGAGAACCAGCCGGTCGCGCTGATCCGCCACCGGCTGGAGGTCGAGGCCGCGAACGAGCGCGCGGATTAGGGGACCCTGTTACCGCGCGTTCGTCCTGAGCCTGTCGAAGCGGGGAGCCAAGGCGATCCTAATCCCCGTGCTTCGAATCGCGCGTCGATTCGACCATGCCTTCGCTGATGAAGCCGATCGGCATGGGCTCTGCCGCACGCTTCTTCAGCTCGCCGCGCATCTTCTTGTACTCGGCCTCCATCTTCGACGTCACCGAAGCGCGGCTGTCTTTCAGCGCCTCTGTAAAGTCGGCCATGGTGACCTCCTGCACGTCCGAGCCGGCGCGATGCAGCGCGACCAGGCCCGCGCGGCGGACCACGTCTTCCAGATCTGCGCCGGTGAACCGTTCGGTCTCGCCCGCCAGTTTCGACAGGCTTACGTCGTCGGCCAGCGGCATGTTGCCGGTATGGATGCCGAGGATCTGCTCGCGCCCCTTGGCGTCGGGCGTGCCGACATAGACTAGCTCGTCGAACCGGCCGGGGCGAAGCAGCGCGGGATCGACCAGCGTCGGGCGGTTGGTCGCGCCGATGACGACGACCGACTGGAGTTCCTCCAGCCCGTCCATCTCGGCGAGGATCGTGTTCACGACACGGCCCGTCACCTGCGGTTCCATGCTGCCCGAGCCGCGCGCGGGAACCAGCGAATCGATCTCGTCGATGAAGATCACGCAAGGCGAAACCGCGCGTGCGCGGCGGAACATCTTGGCGATCTGCTGCTCGCTCTCGCCGTACCATTTGGAGAGCAGGTCGCTCGACTTCATCGAGATGAAGTTCGCGTCCGCTTCCTTGGCGACGGCCTTGGCCAGCTGCGTCTTGCCGGTTCCGGGCGGGCCGTAGAGCAGGAAGCCCTTGGCCGCACGAATGCCGAGCCGATGGAATGCGTCCCGATTCTTGATCGGGAGTTCGATCCCTTCCTTCAGCTTCTCGATCGCGTCGTCGATACCGCCCAGATCGTCCCAGCCGACATCGGGCACCTGGACCATCACTTCGCGCATCGCCGAAGGTTGCACACGCTTGAGTGCTGAAAGGAAATCGTCGCGGCCGACGTGCAGGTTCTCCAGCACTTCGGTCGGGATCGTCTGCGCGTCGAGGTCGATCTGCGGCATGATCCGGCGGACCGCGTCGATTGCGGCTTCGCGCGCCAGCGCGGCGATATCCGCACCGACGAAGCCGTGCGTGACCTTAGCCAGTTCCTTGAGATCGACGCCCTCGCCCAGCGGCATGCCGCGAGTGTGGATGGCGAGGATTTCGCGCCGTCCGCTCTCGTCGGGCACTCCGATCACGATCTCGCGGTCGAACCGACCGGGCCGGCGCAGCGCCTCGTCGATCGCGTCGGGGCGGTTGGTCGCCGCGATGACCACGATGTTGGCACGCGATTCGAGCCCGTCCATCAGCGTCAGCAATTGGGCGACCAGCCGCTTCTCCGCTTCGCCGGGCACCGAATCGCGCTTGGGCGCGATCGAATCGATCTCGTCGATGAAGATGATCGCAGGCGCGTTCTGATTCGCATTGTCGAACACCTCGCGCAGCCGCTTTTCCGATTCGCCGTAGCCCGAACCCATGATCTCAGGGCCATTGATGGCGAAGAACTCGGCATCGCTTTCAT is a window of Alteriqipengyuania lutimaris DNA encoding:
- a CDS encoding serine hydrolase, which gives rise to MFKKFGSTFALALAAAALPQTPAAAQAVSLEAQFDRMLGTEVRAPQSFEAVYDSAFERQIANLADGSDGRIGVYAIDLVTGQEVGILADQRFPMASTSKVAIAATFLAGVDQGRWSLTSEFELPGRGKYISAREHLDLMISRSCNDCTDALLYAVGGPQAVNAWMRNTAGISEFELTRDIATLVREDGRIDPASQIAFEDSASPRAMGQLLAGIYQGKWHSSYSRQVLMNAMSATVTGKRRMTSALPMSANLAHKTGTLSRTASDIGIFYTPDGRPIAAAIYVTGQSPSMAVENGNRSQKLAARASRDERIASITGALYRGFGQRAVNDGRIDDGRVYATASYGGGQQ
- a CDS encoding CDC48 family AAA ATPase, producing the protein MADSEAATEEKTVRLQVAAARQEESGRGVARLPRSAMQALGVTEGDVVQLSGKRATAAIAMAAYDEDQALSVVRLDGLQRANAEVGSGEHVKIEVAQSRPATRVVFAPASREMRLQGPTQALKRNFFRKPITAGDLVATTGQQPVQNMPAEVQRMFNAPAYALTQIRLRVISTAPKGIVHIDENTEIELRPDFEEPKAGRSVVNYDDVGGISETIQQLREMVELPLRYPELFTRLGVDPPKGVLLHGPPGTGKTRLAQAVANESDAEFFAINGPEIMGSGYGESEKRLREVFDNANQNAPAIIFIDEIDSIAPKRDSVPGEAEKRLVAQLLTLMDGLESRANIVVIAATNRPDAIDEALRRPGRFDREIVIGVPDESGRREILAIHTRGMPLGEGVDLKELAKVTHGFVGADIAALAREAAIDAVRRIMPQIDLDAQTIPTEVLENLHVGRDDFLSALKRVQPSAMREVMVQVPDVGWDDLGGIDDAIEKLKEGIELPIKNRDAFHRLGIRAAKGFLLYGPPGTGKTQLAKAVAKEADANFISMKSSDLLSKWYGESEQQIAKMFRRARAVSPCVIFIDEIDSLVPARGSGSMEPQVTGRVVNTILAEMDGLEELQSVVVIGATNRPTLVDPALLRPGRFDELVYVGTPDAKGREQILGIHTGNMPLADDVSLSKLAGETERFTGADLEDVVRRAGLVALHRAGSDVQEVTMADFTEALKDSRASVTSKMEAEYKKMRGELKKRAAEPMPIGFISEGMVESTRDSKHGD
- the polA gene encoding DNA polymerase I; its protein translation is MADKQHLYLVDGSAYIFRAYHRLPPLTNPQGTPVGAVYGYTTMLWKLAEDLDKAAGPTHLAVVLDKSSYSFRNEIYDQYKANRPDPPEDLVPQFPLIRDATRAFSLPLIEEPDVEADDMIASYARAATRKGWDVTIVSSDKDLMQLIGQCADDEVEDGVETGGCIDMLDTMKNARIGPAEVEEKFGVPPELVGDVLALMGDSVDNIPGIYGVGPKTATKLIQDHGSLTAALDAAAEMKKSKLKERLIEHRGDAQLSRVLVTLKEDCGLPIAIEDMKLSSIPPEPLAAFLTDHGFTSLLRRLEGGNGGPGPKTQLHPAKPQHKGEAHAPQGNRQPLPDMPAVDRSTYECVRTIERLEHWIERAFKARLVAVDTETSDLDCMVCDLVGISLATGPNEACYIPLAHLSVGEGSDDMFAEKPEQIPMDTALGALKPLLESDAVLKIGQNVKYDVNVLARNGIALGPIDDTMIISFALDAGRSQDGIGGGHGMDELAQRHLGHTCLTFKEICGTGKKAIPFGHVPLDKATEYAAEDADVTWRLHAHLKPRLALEGGTKIYERVDRPLIPVVADMERHGIRVDRDRLAGLSTRFATEIARLEGEIHEIAGQEFAVGSPKQLGEILFEKMGYRGGKKGKSGQYSTDQSVLEKLDATGAPIATKVLEWRQLAKLKSTYTDALQQAINPNTGRVHTSYSLVGAQTGRLSSTDPNLQNIPIRTEIGREIRQAFVAEEGNVLLAADYSQIELRLAAHMADVGALKEAFADGEDIHARTAREMFGEVDRDTRAQAKTINFAILYGISRWGLAGRLGIESDEAQDLIDTYFARFPGIQRYIVSTLETVRERGYSQTLFGRKTWFPRIGSKNQAERQGSERAAINAPIQGTSADIIKRAMARMGPALADAGLNPGAPDGVRMLLQVHDELVFELPKGLVETARPVIERVMAEAATPAVELSVPLGIDIGTGPSWDDAH
- a CDS encoding sensor histidine kinase; translated protein: MRAEGTPSPRPAPFRAFIRRWFNWLVLAALAGAILGAVALLLSTGAAERAERAQVERASEVLLDLDRIERAALSAESAQRGYFITLDQRYLAPYRSARAIAEGGLKDLSAELGADASEAQRAEYSAIVGALDDKFTELDETIGLLEEGDVLDARRRILEGDGFDAMQRLTDAIDRLATIETRLLDLQSDRAQAAENRIFPILGLLLLLLVGAIVLGAILVARAAQAETEAAQARELKVARDRADLLAQELNHRVKNLFAMVLAIIQMSAREASDVAAYKERISARIHALLTAHEVTQGTGTSADRLVREGGASLRALVEATVQPHVSEDKRLELDGEDIAIGRGQVTPLGLVLHELATNAVKYGCWQDSGLLTVRWRQQGELLNLEWQEDREPPDNPEDEDAGAQGGFGSTMMIGAARQLGGEIERTFGPRGVTVSIAFPPRIDLPE
- a CDS encoding mechanosensitive ion channel family protein — protein: MILSSASDLFDPGTWSVPVDSVLVAAAILGIAVAIALVAHRIAFGMIRRATAHGPGKYGQPIFDAVRAPSRWLAVAVAISAAAERLPMIRPVWDALSQFVAPVILGWLALEFVRGASIAHERRMETRLDPMHMRSRKTRIEIFRRTASSLIIVITLALVLLSIPGVRQVGVTLMASAGLAALAIGAAAQPALKSLIAGIQMALTEPIRLGDMVVVDGVTGRVEEIRMTFVVVRVWDERVLVVPTGKFFEESFENWSRSADRLTGVVMLNLDPIADVPPIRQAFLDFLADHPLWDRRDAAALVVEAHPESIALRLSMTAASIGEAWDLRCAVREYMLQWLRENQPVALIRHRLEVEAANERAD